CCACAAAACCCATTTTCTGATTTCAGATCGGCTTGACAAActgtcaaaaattattttatttccctttgttCTAGCAAGATGGAAACAAAACCACAGCCCCTTTGAGTACTTAGCCCCTGCATTTAGTTATCTTTAAGCTGAAAGATGTAATCTAGCTAGATCCATCCTTCAAAGCCTGTGTTCCTTCTTGAGTGCTTAAAAAAGCTTACTGTGAACTCTGCTTAGCATGAAGTTTACTGTCTCTGTGCCCTCAGGTCCAGGAGTGTTAACTACATATGCACAGTGCAGTCAGTCTCCAGAAAGCTTGATCACTTTGAACTGCTGTCCATGATGTAGGAATTTTCTACTCCCACTCTGAGCAGTCGGGTTTTCCCATCCTATGAGCGACAAGAGCTGATGTGGCTAACTGTCTTGGGAAGTCCTGTTTGGGCTGTCTCTTTTCAAGCACCTATTTGGGATAGGCTTTTGAAAACATGGATCATTTTCTGAGGTTCAGTGGCATTTGTTTTGGCCAAGCAGTCTGCAGCTTCAGTCTCTGAGAAAGGCTCCCAGGGGTCTCTGCTCCTAGAAACAAGCCAGCTAGGAACTCCTGCGAGTAGTTTGTTCTCTCTTTAAGATTTGGGTTCTGGttttggtttgtggttttttttttttgtttgtttgttttttgttgttgttattgttgttttgttttgttttttggtgggggagcagggaaaggtagctgtttGGTCCCCGGGACTCCGATgggtagggcctaggggctagagacctgatctGCTGGTCCAGAGATGGGGGCTTACCTGTTCTCAGCCAGTGTAGGGTAAGAACCaaggaggctatatagcagggggactctaggatgactgtggcttataataagttttggttttactcaattactgggcaagcctcaatgaaacatttcactattaagataagaatttatactgtatcaagatgataatagaaaatacataaataaataaaaatgaaaaaaaagattcaggGCAAAATGTGAAGTAAAGTAGTTATAACTCAAAGACTAGACAAGGAGGCAGGGatctgcttctgtgtcctcaagtCACCCCACATCCCTTTCCCTTCCAGAGTATTTGGTGTTTTCTTAGAGACCAACACTTTTCCATAGGTTTCATCAAATGTCTTTCACTGGGAAATTCCACCATCTCAGGACAGATTTCCCAGCTTGTCATCTACAAGGGCATCCTAAGTCCGGAAGCAGCTTAGGCTAGCTGATTCCACAAGGAACCTGGCATGCACAGATGAGGAAGGGCAATGAGGGGCATCTCAGTTTTGTGGTGTGTACTTCAGGCTGTGCTCACTTATACCCAGCCCTTGAGGTATATTTAAGAGATGGTTCATATGGTGTATCATTTCATAAAACTAAttgaaaaattcttttaaaattaaaaataagagttgAATACCCTATGTCCAACATACAACTAGCACTCTCTCTCACAGAAGAAGAGAATCACTTGATTAAAATTGCCAAAGTAACAAATATAAGGAGGAAGGCTCCATCGTATAAGCCAAGGCATGGTTAGCACTAGACACCACAAAGGCTGAGCAATGTGTGCTAGAAATAACCCACAGGGGAGCATGAATACTTGCAAAGTAATTGAGAGGACGTCGCCAATTGGCCTTAAGACAATTCAGTTGGCATGGTTAGTGAGTAGATGGGGCAGGGTAGAGGTGGAGGAAGCTCACAAATGAACTGGGCCATCGTGAGGAGTTCTTGAAGGAGATGCGAGGTACAAGAGATTCACGGGACGTGTTTTCACGTTTTACGTTTGACGTTTTTCAAGTCGTGTATACATAGCAAACAGTGTGGTGGGTGGGGAAGGTAGTAAGATAACAGCAAAGAGAAGCACCCGGCACAAAGCAGATCCTTTTAGTACAAATGCAAAACAGAATTTTGAGAGCAAAACAACGGTTAGAATTAAAACCAAAATATAGTCACCATGGATGGTACTTGCTTCAAATGGGAACTCAGAACTCTTCCGTTTCACTGATAGGTATTGACAGGCAATGACTAGAATGCTGGTGCTTAAGAAAGTTGATCAAGTccccacttaaaaaataaagtgcctTTATGAACTGGAAAGACAGATTTGGGGGGGAAAGCATGTAGTTAAACCCATCGAAAGGGGCAACAAATCACAGCTTAAAAAACAAAgggagcaattttttaaaaagctaaaatgcAAATGAGTGAATTAGAAAGGGGTGGGATCCTAGCCAAGAGTAATAAAGAAAGGCAGAATACACAAACTATGGGAGAATGGAGATAGAGCTGCGAGTACTCATTAGATGGTTTCTAGAAAAATTTAATTGTCCCAAATCTACAGAAGACAAGATTAGAGCAAGCCAGTGCCCatccaggaaagagaaaacaccCAGAGATCACACGCTCCTTCCTGACCCCTACACATGCATTATCAGCCCTGGATGGAAGTGATTCCCATCAAATGCcaaaggaatagaaaagaaactaagatgttTAGAACAGGACAACCAGGACTTTTCAAACCATTACATACAAGATGGAACCCTGAGGAGTTGTGAAGACAAGCACTTTGTGTTATATAAAGTCATTTTCTCTGTACTCAGGAGGCCTACCCTGCCCTACAAAGagcaccagtgtgtgtgtggggtgaaaTCCAGGCTAATACCAGACCCACCATGCTGCCTTTGTTTCCCCGACAATGCCCTGTACCTGTGCATGCAGCTGCAGCATTAATGTGCTCTCAGGTGCCTGCTCTGGGGTCCTTGTCACTGTGCTTTTCTTTTGGGGGCCTCCATTGCACAGGACCTTTGATAATGTACCAGCCAGTTTGATTCTGTGACTAATGGGCAGGCAGTCTACATGACACAGATATGCTGATTCGGGTTctggagagacagaaggggacTCTGGGAGATTCCACTGTGCTGTTTGGGATGGCATGTGATTTAAAAGTGATGGATTGTTTGTTCCTGAAATTTCTGTGCATTATTTTGGGGGCTGTTGTTGGAGACAAGTAGCCAAATCTAGGGTGAAGTCAAATCACTGAGAAGGGGGGACAATTGTGCATTTTGATATTATACTtaggagggcctggagagatggctaagtggttcagagtacttgctgctcttttagaggaccagagttcagcttCCTATCACTTCCATCCTCAGGAGGCTCACAgtcatctttaattccagttccaggagctccaaCTACCACTTCCGGTCACAAGAAGTACCAGCACTCATTTATacaaacccacacagagacatgtaatttaaaaaaaaaataaaatacatccttAAAGAAAGGATTCCTTTGTTAATGAGGAGATCCTTTTTGAGAAAAATTATTGGCTTTTGTATAAAGGACAAAACTACTCTCCAACACTTGGGACAGGCGTGAACCGGGTGGCATGGGGTGTTTTAATGCCACTTGATAGCACTATTATAATAGTGATTATGACTTTGTAATTCACCTACAGAAAGCACTGATGTTGAGTAGTGTAGATGGATGACAGTAGCTAACAGAGTCCTTATTCTGTGTTGGGAGCATTTCAGAGCTCTTGGGGTGTATTAATTGCCACAAAAACTGTATGACAGGGGCAATATGATTGTTCTGAGGTCCATACTCAAGGAATGCAACTGCCAACAGGGTTTCCGGAAGTTAGGGAGCTGGAACTGCAACCAGCCAGGGAAGTCAGAACCCTGATTGGGTGCTTCTTCAGTTCTTGGGGTCCAAAAGGGACTTGGCTTCTTTACTCTCCCCAGACTCAACAATTTCTGCTTTCTGCAGGGACCTGATGCCCAAAACCCTGGAGGGACAGATCACCATGGAGAAGACGCCCAGCTACTTCGTGACCCGGGAGGCACCCGCGCGCATCTCGGCCATGTCCAAGGACACCAAGCTCATCGTGGTGGTGCGCGACCCGGTGACCAGGGCCATCTCGGACTACACGCAGACGCTGTCCAAGCGCCCGGACATCCCCAGCTTCGAGAGCCTGACGTTCCGCAATCGCAGCGCGGGCCTCATCGACACGTCCTGGAGCGCCATCCAGATCGGCCTGTATGCCAAGCACCTGGAACCCTGGCTGCGCCACTTCCCGCTGGGCCAGATGCTCTTCGTGAGCGGGGAGCGGCTGGTGAGCGACCCGGCCGGGGAGCTGCGCCGCGTGCAGGATTTCCTGGGCCTCAAGCGCATCATCACCGACAAGCACTTCTACTTCAACCAGACCAAGGGCTTCCCGTGCCTCAAGAAGGCGGAGGGCAGCGGCAAGCCGCACTGCCTGGGCAAGACCAAGGGTCGCGCGCACCCCGCCATCGCGCGCGAGGTGCTGCGGCAGCTGCGTGACTTTTACCGGCCCTTCAACCGCAAGTTCTACCAGATGACTGGCCGCGACTTCGGCTGGGATGGATAGcagatataatttaaaaagaaaaaaatatcaaaatataatatatttttttaccaGTCGGTAGAggaaagacattttaatatttgtgtattAAGTATGTGTtgcagtagtttttttttctcctgtccccaTGGATAACCAGCATCAAACTTGCGCATGGCAGAAAAGGAGATTTCATGTATCTAAGCCCCTCCcatcttcagtttgtttatgttcTGAACACTCATTCGCAAAGGATAAGCACCGGTCCCACTAAACCTTTTAAGAAAATCCCCAGGGCAAACCTCCCTTCTGTTAGGTACAGAAACCTGACGGAATTGAGACCTGGCTTTCCATTTCGCTCTCTTTCTCTTGTACCACTTTTTCTCATAAGTCATTTCTCAGTTAATGATACTCTGTGTATGCACAGGGCAGTTTTCAATTGTAGCTTTGATCCTTACACTACTGCTGCAAGTTTGTGGTGCATTTATAGAGAccatcattttctattttagaGGTAAGGGAAACAGTCTCAGGGAGGTTGAATGACGTATCTTAAAGCCAGCCGGATGGTGGATCCTATCTGCcactttttctctattttatgactggggtagggggtggggcttAGACACCTGGGGCTTTAGAAGCTCTGGGGTGACCCCAAAAGGGCAGAGAGGGTTTGTTACTGccatctgagttccaggctgccCTATGGAACACACAGCCTCATTACATAGCCGTATTCATGGAAGTCACTGAGATGGGGACACAAGCTCTCTGGGGAGCCCCTCTTGCCTCTTGGCTGATCAAAGCATGCTGAGCCAAGGAAATCTGACCCATGGGTGGTCATCTGAGTGCCAGAGAAATCACCGAATTCTCCTATTGAGGGAAGATGGGCAGAAACAGCGAGGAGTGTAGCAGAGTGCCACTCTccttgtttttgaaagaaaatctcCCTTCCTTTGTAGTACCTCATCTCCGACCATGGTTAAGAAGCCTTTCCGTCTCCCCCAGTTTTCACAGACCTGCCACTCAGTCACTTTACCCGCCTCCGCATTTCCTGCTCGCATGAGTTAGAACCTAATGCTCATTCATGATTGGAAAACATTCTAAGAAACACAGTTGCGGACGCAACCCCACCCCTTCTTGCCCATCCCCTGTCTAAATGGCTCAAATGAATCAATAGTGTGTTGAGAGGACTCCTTGCTCTCTGAGTGGGTATTAACGAGATTAGCATTAATGGGAATTAAATTGCTTTAGCGAGGGGCACATATGCACTGAACATATAAAGCATTCATAATTACTCCGTCAGCAACATTCTACCACAGGTTTAAGACCAAGAAGAAAATGCTTGCTGTTCCATCAATATTTTATCTACTAAAATTTAAAGGGCCGGATACTCTAGTCTACTAAAGTAATagtttgcttttctctgctgtcaATCAAGAGAAGCTAAGTTGTTTTTCAATATGCTGGGTGACTGTTAAGTTTGTCATAGGTGCCCCATCAGGGGTGTCCGTGTCTCTTCAGAAAACGAATATGGGCTTGAAAGGAAGTGAGAACGTTCTTTTAACTTTCTACGTGTTTTGTCATCTTCAGGTTCATTTGTTAATGTCCCGTTTATGGATGTAAGCCCCAAACTCAGGTCACTTTTTCCGCTTGGTCTCCTTCACTTCGGTGCCCTCAGCCTTCAGCGGCACAGTCTGTTTTCAGTGGACGTGCGTCCTCACCAGCAGCCACGAGAGACTCATGTTAAGCTCTGCTCATCTTTGAATTTGTTACGTTTGTGCTTCTGAATCTTTTGTAttcctctccctgcctgccatTATGCAAAAGCGGCTTGCACAAAACCAGAATTGTATCTAACAGCTGCACTCAGTAACCTTCCTCTTTTCCCAGGGAAGGgataataaaagaacaaaatccaAGTGCAAAGGATCTCTGGCTTGTAGCTGTTTTTGTTTGGATAATTTAACATAGGAATCAATGAAAAAGAGTCTTCCAGGCAAACTTTCAAACTTGTGAGTGTCCCTAAAGGTGTCTGAAGTTTTGAATCTTGGGCTAATGGATGATGAACAAGCTGGGGTTCTCTCAGTTTCACTGAAGACATGGGGCAGAATGCTTCTGCCTTCAGTGGAGAGCGCACTCCTGCTGTGAATGGAATTGGCTCTCATTTATGCTGTCCATTTAGCTACACCAAACAATAGGCTTTGATCTCAGGTGGAACAGGAGGGCCCTCCTTCCTTAAGCTGTCTTCTGTGAAGCCATGCTCACCACCCTGTGCTTTTCTTTGGGCTCGGACATTATCAGGGACGGCAGCTTCAGGATGACCCCTTAGCTTCTGGACCATGGGTACAGCATCTGAGAGTATCACTCAGCACCTGAGATCCATTGATTTTATTCCAGTATCTGGGCATCAATAGGCTTCTAGAAAatagatgtttattattttacaagGATTAATCACACTCGAATTTTCTTATGTTTGTAGCATCTTCAACCATAAAATAAACTTCAGTGACTGTGTGGCTCAAATCTCCAGCTTGCATTCCATTGGAGGGcttaaaaacacagacacaccagtaaaggcccacccccaccccccacccccattttacagCTGCAAATGGGAGGGCTTTCTCCTAGCATCCTCGTCTGTTCTGCCAGCTGAGCCATACCAAACCTGTCACCCACAAATGGGTCTGTAAAATAGTCATGCTTTATAGTCACAGAGCAGGCTACCCTGTCAGCAGTTGAGAACCAttactgctcttcccgaggaacCGAGCTCAGTTCTTAGCACTCACATTGGAAAATTACAACTGCCCATGAATCCAGTCCTGGTGATCCAATGACTTCTTCTAGCCTCTAGAAGCACTacaagtgcacatgcatgcacacgctcACACGCGTGCgcgtacaacacacacacacacacacacacacacacacacatacacacacatgcacgcatactTGAAAAATTTTTTACAAAATACGGTAACCTACCATCTCATGTAAACAGCAGCTTTCCACTCTCATTCACATTGCCTTACAGGTGGAGGAAGTTAAGATTTAAGAGTGTGGTCCTTAATAAAAGATAACTTTCCATCCCACGGAAATGTCGAGACGCCCTTTTTGGTGTCCCCAGAGATAAGAGCTCCTGATCTCTTAAAAGCCAATGCCTCGACTGCTACCAAATATTCTGTACTACCCAGATGAACCTCCAAGACAAAACAATAGTGTCGATCAAGATGTCAATCATGCTGAAGTTCCTGGCTTAAAATGAAATCAATCAGTCGTAAGGCCGGTGTGTATCTACGAATAAAAGGTACACTTGTATTGACACTTGGCTTAATATCCTCTCAGCCACCATTCCATTGGAACTTGTAGTGAGGACATCCACATTTGATGTCCTTTGCCAAGAGAAGtactaaagagaaaaatatcaggCTTTTCTAGTTACAGTTTCAGGAGCAGCTCCTAATGGATGGATAAGGAtatttctatgaagcaggatcAGTAAACTTCAGGTGGGAAAATAATGACCCAACAAAATAGGCACTCTCAAGGTCAAATATTGTAGTTTCAATTAGAGACCATAATACCATGATAGTATTTCTTGTCATATGACCAAACAGTGTGACTAGAGAGAAGTAAATACCTCCATTTCTCCTGAATGACTCAACTCAGATGGATGTGATACAGTTACCAATGTCTTCAGGCTGCTAAAGAGAGCAAAGATGAGGAAATTCCTGTTGCTCCAAAGCACAGAAacccttgtgttttcttcttataGAATGAGGGGAAAGCAGCCATGGCTCTAAACCTAGGGCAAGTGTCACTGATACTCAGTCCCATACAAACCCCTCTGTAGAAATTCACTCAAATTCTGCAGCATCAAAGAAAACAAGGACTTCGCCATTCTGAACCTCCAGCCCCCTTTGGAAACATCAGCTTTACTGCATTATCCCTGGCCCTTGAAACATTGTCATCAACATGCAGACACATGTGTGTGAAGTCTCAGTCCTGTGGGAGGAGAACATGAATAGGGAAATTATGGACCTGTTCCTTAGATAATGGAGGCCTGGGATGGCAGGCCTACTATTTAAGACCTGTCAAAAGATTCATCCGGGGAAATTAGGAGACCTTGCAACATCCAGAGTGAAGTGATAACATGGTGGAGTGTAACTGTACTAGTAAAAGCTGTATCCATCATGTGCTGTGCTGCACAGCTTGCTGATGCCTCTGTGTACAGTGGCaagaatctgccatgctgcaatCAAGCCCACATACTGTAGCTCATGTCTGCATGCCACagtgtctctgtaccttggcatctctatatcttgacctgcatgagacatgaagtagatagctgtttttggctccattattgtgtgtttagaagccattttaaaactattttaggCTTTATGGAAATTCAAGAGCCCTGCATTAGTACGCCAAATGTAGCCTGAAAttttctctgggtcccgccaagcccctgcagtcctgtggcccacttataaaataatcactcagaaacttgtattaattataactgcttggccatttgctcaggcttattactgactagctcttacacttaaattaacccataattcttaatctatgtttagccacgtgccttggtaccttttcccagttctgccttgtcatcatgcttcctctgtgtctggcaggCAACTCatgactc
This Peromyscus leucopus breed LL Stock chromosome 8b, UCI_PerLeu_2.1, whole genome shotgun sequence DNA region includes the following protein-coding sequences:
- the Hs3st3a1 gene encoding heparan sulfate glucosamine 3-O-sulfotransferase 3A1, which codes for MAPSGPAGAQPSPAEPLSRSIFRKFLLMLCSLLTSLYVFYCLAERCQPGSGPVAGVPGRGVPAGPRELAAWPAGAQRKRLLQLRQRRRRGRPGPGDSGDQDEQSPGLAAAPGGSGAGSSVVEAQSGTLALLLDEGSKQLPQAIIIGVKKGGTRALLEFLRVHPDVRAVGAEPHFFDRSYHKGLAWYRDLMPKTLEGQITMEKTPSYFVTREAPARISAMSKDTKLIVVVRDPVTRAISDYTQTLSKRPDIPSFESLTFRNRSAGLIDTSWSAIQIGLYAKHLEPWLRHFPLGQMLFVSGERLVSDPAGELRRVQDFLGLKRIITDKHFYFNQTKGFPCLKKAEGSGKPHCLGKTKGRAHPAIAREVLRQLRDFYRPFNRKFYQMTGRDFGWDG